In Gemmatimonadota bacterium, the following are encoded in one genomic region:
- a CDS encoding molybdopterin-dependent oxidoreductase gives MATITIDEQQYTVEEGRNLIDAAADLGIDIPHFCYHPGLAPDGNCRMCLTEMEIRPGQFGIVTSCTIRIKDGMNFRFNSPAVLDNRKGIMEFLLINHPLDCPWCDQAGECKLQDHSFDHGRGHSRFVETKRVPPKKDLGPHITLYTTRCILCQRCTRFCDEITGTSELGVVQMGSKSEIATFEDMPLDNKMSANVADICPVGALVTKDFLYKPRIWHYDKVDTVCPGCATGCNTTLEVLHQQVYRTKPRHNEEVNGYWMCDEGRFCYHGWQGADRLKAPLKRVDGELRQATWPDAMDAAVSGIQAVLDGEGDSAMGVVGSPMATNEENYLLRRLGAEAFGSPRTGLDRKPDGEAWTAKSGFHIDADKTPNTRGASDMLGAQSLEDILQGIDDGSIRGLYVLGGDIGRTLSPEEAEAFRKLEFLVVHDVHRSDLAELADVVFPGAIPFEKNGTMTNGQGRVQRLNPAYPPPGGAREDGAILRYVGQRMGVDLGGTDPAGTDPAGVLEEIAGSVDGYAGLTYDLIGGQGAMTGGEGPSEAAGG, from the coding sequence AGATCCGGCCCGGGCAGTTCGGCATCGTCACCTCGTGCACGATTCGGATCAAGGACGGGATGAACTTCCGGTTCAATTCCCCGGCGGTGCTGGACAACCGCAAGGGGATCATGGAGTTCCTGCTCATCAACCACCCCCTGGACTGTCCCTGGTGCGACCAGGCCGGGGAGTGCAAGCTGCAGGACCATTCCTTCGACCACGGTCGGGGCCACAGCCGGTTCGTCGAGACCAAGCGCGTCCCGCCGAAGAAGGACCTCGGGCCGCACATCACGCTGTACACGACGCGCTGCATCCTGTGCCAGCGCTGCACCCGATTCTGCGACGAGATCACGGGGACGTCGGAACTCGGCGTCGTCCAGATGGGCAGCAAGTCCGAGATCGCGACCTTCGAGGACATGCCCCTGGACAACAAGATGTCGGCGAACGTGGCGGACATCTGTCCCGTGGGCGCCCTGGTCACCAAGGACTTTCTCTACAAGCCCCGCATCTGGCATTACGACAAGGTGGATACCGTATGTCCGGGATGCGCAACGGGGTGCAACACCACGCTGGAAGTCCTGCACCAGCAGGTCTACCGCACCAAACCCCGGCACAACGAGGAGGTCAACGGGTACTGGATGTGCGACGAAGGCCGGTTCTGCTACCACGGCTGGCAGGGTGCGGACCGGCTGAAGGCGCCACTGAAGCGGGTAGACGGTGAACTCCGGCAGGCCACCTGGCCCGATGCCATGGACGCGGCCGTCAGCGGCATACAGGCCGTCCTGGACGGTGAAGGGGATTCCGCCATGGGAGTGGTCGGATCACCCATGGCGACCAACGAGGAGAACTACCTGCTGCGCAGACTGGGGGCGGAGGCCTTCGGATCGCCGCGGACCGGACTCGACCGCAAGCCCGATGGAGAAGCGTGGACGGCGAAGAGCGGATTCCACATCGACGCGGACAAGACGCCCAACACACGGGGCGCCAGCGACATGCTCGGCGCCCAATCGCTGGAAGATATCCTGCAGGGCATCGATGACGGCTCGATTCGGGGGCTCTACGTGCTGGGCGGTGATATCGGCCGGACCCTGTCACCGGAGGAGGCGGAGGCTTTCCGCAAGCTCGAATTCCTGGTGGTGCACGACGTGCATCGTTCCGACCTCGCCGAGCTGGCCGATGTGGTCTTCCCCGGTGCGATTCCCTTCGAGAAGAACGGAACCATGACCAATGGGCAGGGCCGCGTGCAGCGGCTGAACCCCGCCTATCCGCCGCCCGGTGGCGCGCGGGAGGACGGCGCGATTCTCCGGTACGTGGGACAGCGTATGGGCGTCGACCTGGGCGGGACGGACCCCGCCGGGACGGACCCGGCCGGCGTCCTGGAGGAGATCGCCGGAAGCGTGGATGGATACGCGGGACTCACCTACGACCTGATCGGCGGTCAGGGCGCCATGACGGGCGGTGAAGGGCCGTCCGAGGCCGCGGGAGGCTAG
- the nuoH gene encoding NADH-quinone oxidoreductase subunit NuoH, which yields MILEGAIALVKIGILLGVVFTTVAYLTFMERRVSALIQDRLGPNRVGPMGLLQPLADGIKFMWKEEFIPASADRKLFAIAPALILVPALLIFAVIPIGGEVTIPAFTLFGLQIQETTTTLQIIDLNVGILYILGMTSIAVYGIALGGWSANNKFTLLGGIRSSAQMISYELSLGLSIIGILMLTGSLQMSKIVAAQDTFFDWFIFRQPLAFVIFVIAAFAENNRLPFDLVECEQELVGGYHTEYSSMRFSMFMISEYASMIAASALMATLFFGGWHMPFEDQVGPGLVTLYQVAGFLLKTGFFLFVYIWVRWSLPRFRYDQLMAIGWKVLLPLALLNVVITGIWMLV from the coding sequence ATGATCCTGGAAGGCGCCATCGCCCTGGTCAAAATCGGCATCCTGCTGGGGGTGGTGTTCACTACCGTTGCGTACCTCACCTTCATGGAACGCCGGGTAAGTGCCTTGATCCAGGACCGGCTCGGTCCCAACCGCGTCGGTCCCATGGGCCTGCTGCAGCCGCTGGCCGACGGCATCAAGTTCATGTGGAAGGAAGAGTTCATCCCGGCAAGCGCCGACCGAAAGCTCTTCGCCATCGCGCCGGCCCTGATCCTCGTGCCGGCCCTGCTGATCTTCGCCGTAATCCCCATAGGCGGCGAAGTGACCATCCCCGCCTTCACCCTCTTCGGCCTGCAGATCCAGGAGACGACGACCACGCTGCAGATCATCGATCTGAACGTCGGCATCCTGTACATCCTGGGCATGACCTCCATCGCGGTGTACGGAATCGCCCTGGGGGGATGGAGCGCCAACAACAAGTTCACCCTGCTGGGCGGGATCCGGTCGTCGGCGCAGATGATCAGCTACGAACTGTCGCTGGGCCTGTCCATCATCGGCATCCTCATGCTCACGGGGTCGCTTCAGATGAGCAAGATCGTCGCGGCCCAGGATACCTTCTTCGACTGGTTCATCTTCCGCCAGCCCCTGGCCTTCGTGATCTTCGTCATCGCGGCCTTCGCCGAGAACAACCGCCTGCCCTTCGACCTGGTGGAGTGCGAGCAGGAACTCGTCGGCGGTTACCACACGGAATACAGCAGCATGCGTTTTTCCATGTTCATGATCTCGGAATACGCCAGCATGATCGCGGCCTCCGCCCTGATGGCGACCCTCTTCTTCGGCGGGTGGCACATGCCCTTCGAGGACCAGGTCGGCCCGGGGCTGGTCACCCTGTACCAGGTGGCCGGGTTCCTGCTCAAGACGGGATTCTTCCTCTTCGTCTATATCTGGGTGAGGTGGTCGCTGCCCCGTTTCCGGTACGACCAGTTGATGGCGATCGGATGGAAGGTGCTGCTGCCGCTGGCGCTGTTGAACGTCGTAATCACCGGAATCTGGATGCTGGTCTGA
- a CDS encoding NADH-quinone oxidoreductase subunit I: MAIIVEARKMTLAERLYLPAVIKGMLLTLAHLFRKKVTMQYPEVQKILPPGYRGAHRLNKDEQDRVKCVACEMCAVACPADCITIEGMETEWNDREKIPRTFQIDMLRCIFCGMCVEACPEDAIDMTDDIELVATSREEMIWDRERLLKNYDETKDQEGTLGQVLRKSREAFTRPRGDQLPDPGSSGGH, from the coding sequence ATGGCAATCATCGTTGAAGCGCGCAAGATGACCCTGGCGGAGCGGCTGTACCTTCCCGCGGTGATCAAGGGCATGCTCCTGACTCTCGCGCACCTATTCAGGAAGAAGGTCACCATGCAGTACCCGGAGGTGCAGAAGATCCTGCCGCCCGGATACCGCGGCGCTCACCGGCTCAACAAGGACGAGCAGGACCGGGTCAAGTGCGTGGCCTGCGAGATGTGCGCCGTGGCCTGTCCCGCCGACTGCATCACCATTGAGGGCATGGAGACGGAATGGAACGACCGGGAGAAGATCCCCCGCACGTTCCAGATCGACATGCTCCGGTGCATTTTCTGCGGCATGTGCGTGGAAGCCTGTCCCGAAGACGCCATAGACATGACGGACGATATCGAACTCGTGGCCACGTCGCGGGAAGAGATGATCTGGGACCGGGAACGCCTGCTGAAGAACTACGATGAAACCAAAGACCAGGAGGGCACGCTGGGCCAGGTCCTTCGAAAGAGCCGGGAGGCCTTCACGCGCCCCCGGGGAGATCAGCTTCCCGACCCGGGCAGTTCGGGCGGTCATTGA
- a CDS encoding NADH-quinone oxidoreductase subunit J, with protein MELYFFLFFAIVAVASSVAMILQRNPIYCVLLLIMVMISIAGLYLMLDAQFVAIIQIVVYAGAIMVLFLFVIMLLNLSREEGGVFRIQKPLAVVLAALLFLPVAAMIMSYTGGGTTPAADGDVAGFGEVEQIGTLLFTKYLLPVEIAAVLLLIAIVGAVVLTRKGTVSVGE; from the coding sequence ATGGAACTATACTTCTTCCTTTTCTTCGCCATTGTAGCCGTCGCGAGCAGCGTGGCCATGATCCTGCAGCGCAACCCGATCTACTGCGTGCTGCTGCTCATCATGGTCATGATCTCCATCGCCGGCCTGTACCTGATGCTGGACGCCCAGTTCGTCGCGATCATACAGATCGTCGTGTATGCCGGCGCCATCATGGTCCTCTTCCTCTTCGTCATTATGCTGCTGAACCTGAGCCGCGAGGAGGGCGGGGTATTCCGGATCCAGAAACCGCTGGCCGTCGTACTGGCCGCGCTGCTGTTCCTGCCGGTGGCGGCCATGATCATGTCCTACACTGGAGGCGGGACGACCCCCGCGGCGGATGGCGACGTCGCCGGGTTCGGCGAAGTGGAACAGATCGGAACGCTGTTGTTCACGAAATACCTGCTGCCCGTGGAGATCGCGGCCGTACTCCTGCTGATCGCCATCGTGGGCGCCGTGGTGCTGACGCGCAAGGGCACCGTTTCAGTAGGCGAGTGA
- the nuoK gene encoding NADH-quinone oxidoreductase subunit NuoK gives MIPVTYYLVLSAVLFLVGATGVLVRRNAIIVLMGIELMLNGANLSFVAFARQFGMADGHIYVFLVITVAAAEVAIGLALVILLFRNRGTVNIDEVRSLRW, from the coding sequence ATGATCCCTGTCACCTATTACCTGGTCCTGAGCGCCGTGCTGTTCCTGGTCGGCGCCACCGGCGTGCTGGTACGGCGGAACGCCATCATCGTGCTCATGGGCATCGAGTTGATGCTCAACGGGGCCAATCTCTCTTTCGTGGCCTTCGCACGGCAGTTCGGCATGGCCGACGGCCACATCTACGTGTTCCTGGTGATTACCGTGGCGGCCGCCGAGGTGGCGATCGGCCTCGCCCTGGTGATCCTGTTGTTCCGCAACCGCGGAACGGTCAACATCGACGAGGTCCGGTCCCTGCGCTGGTAG